In Leptospira sp. WS58.C1, a single genomic region encodes these proteins:
- a CDS encoding glutathione S-transferase family protein, whose protein sequence is MSDLKLVIGNKNISSWSFRPWILLTQFEIPFEEISLKLFTPEYAAIIDKYSPSKKVPVLNDGNLRVWDSLSIAEYLAEKYADKQLWPQDKIARAMARSVTAEMHSGFTGLRSNLSMNFHGRKSDFSPPEDAKKDIDRIQSLWEECLSSYGGPFLFGKNFCIADAFYAPVVSRFITYGVKLSPKASEYVQTISNLPSYKSWGEGAKLEIA, encoded by the coding sequence ATGAGCGATCTGAAACTTGTAATTGGAAATAAAAACATCTCCTCCTGGTCTTTCCGCCCCTGGATCCTACTCACTCAATTCGAAATTCCATTCGAAGAGATCTCCTTAAAACTATTTACACCCGAATATGCGGCCATAATCGATAAGTACTCTCCTTCTAAAAAAGTGCCTGTGCTCAACGACGGAAACCTAAGAGTTTGGGACAGTCTCAGCATTGCGGAATATTTGGCAGAAAAATATGCGGATAAACAACTCTGGCCCCAAGATAAGATCGCAAGAGCCATGGCAAGATCCGTAACGGCAGAAATGCATTCCGGATTCACTGGACTAAGATCCAATCTAAGCATGAATTTTCATGGAAGAAAGTCGGACTTTTCCCCTCCGGAAGATGCAAAGAAGGATATAGATAGGATCCAATCTCTCTGGGAAGAATGTTTGAGCTCCTACGGCGGGCCATTTCTATTCGGTAAAAACTTTTGCATAGCGGATGCGTTCTACGCCCCGGTAGTTTCCAGATTCATAACCTACGGAGTAAAGCTGAGTCCTAAAGCTAGTGAGTATGTACAAACTATTTCCAATTTACCTTCCTACAAATCCTGGGGAGAAGGTGCTAAACTAGAGATCGCCTAA
- a CDS encoding PA0069 family radical SAM protein, whose product MNSKKRGTEELPPSRFDKIQREVWREDRIDLEEESSPSTQFFWENSKSVLTHNKSPDIPFDSSINPYRGCEHGCIYCFARPNHSYVDLSPGLDFETKIFVKKEPAKLLAEELRKKRQALAPITIGTATDPYQPGERIYKNTRSLLEVLLEFKQPAAIITKSSLIQRDTDILTEMGKLGILKVFLSITTLDKELWSKLEPRAPAPARRIETLRKLTDAGIPTGVLFAPVIPFINDFEMENLLEQASLSGAESAGMVFVRLPLEVAPLFEEWLTRHFPLKKEKVLKVISEARGGNLYKATWGERMRGKGNYAELLQKRFSISIKRFGLTKRRELRTDVFAVPSRYLMKKKKHEEFLPGLFPE is encoded by the coding sequence ATGAATTCTAAAAAAAGAGGTACGGAAGAATTACCTCCCAGCAGATTCGATAAGATCCAAAGAGAAGTCTGGCGAGAAGATAGGATAGATCTGGAGGAGGAGTCATCCCCTTCTACCCAATTCTTTTGGGAAAACTCCAAATCAGTTCTCACTCACAACAAATCTCCGGATATTCCATTCGATTCGAGTATCAATCCATACAGAGGTTGCGAGCATGGATGTATTTATTGTTTCGCAAGACCGAATCATTCTTATGTGGATCTTTCACCTGGGCTGGACTTTGAAACGAAAATATTCGTGAAAAAAGAGCCCGCCAAACTTCTAGCGGAAGAATTAAGAAAGAAAAGGCAAGCTCTCGCACCTATCACAATTGGGACTGCCACGGATCCTTACCAACCGGGGGAAAGGATCTATAAGAACACCAGATCTTTGTTAGAGGTGTTGTTGGAATTCAAACAGCCGGCTGCTATCATCACCAAGTCATCCCTCATACAAAGGGATACGGACATTCTTACCGAAATGGGAAAATTAGGAATATTGAAAGTGTTTCTTTCGATCACTACTTTGGATAAGGAGCTTTGGTCCAAGTTAGAACCTAGAGCCCCGGCTCCCGCAAGAAGAATTGAAACTCTGCGTAAATTGACTGATGCTGGAATTCCAACAGGAGTATTATTCGCCCCTGTGATCCCTTTTATCAATGATTTTGAAATGGAAAATTTATTGGAACAGGCATCTTTATCGGGTGCGGAATCCGCAGGAATGGTATTTGTCCGATTGCCGCTCGAAGTAGCACCTCTATTCGAAGAATGGCTTACTAGACATTTTCCTCTTAAAAAAGAAAAAGTCCTAAAAGTAATCTCAGAAGCCAGAGGAGGAAATTTATACAAAGCAACCTGGGGAGAAAGAATGAGAGGGAAGGGAAATTATGCGGAGCTTCTCCAAAAACGATTTTCGATCTCTATTAAAAGATTCGGGCTTACAAAAAGAAGAGAATTAAGGACCGACGTGTTTGCGGTACCTTCTCGTTATCTTATGAAAAAGAAAAAACACGAGGAATTCCTACCTGGACTCTTCCCGGAATAA